The Trichocoleus desertorum ATA4-8-CV12 genome contains the following window.
TTGCCGTAATGGGTTTGTAGAGTTCCTGTACCAAGGCTGACTTCCCAACTCCAGCGTAGCCAGAGACGAGCATTAGTTGACTATGGGTGAATGGGTGGATGGGTGGATGGGTGGATGAGGAAATATTTTCTCCTGCCATCCCACTCTCCCACTCTCCCACTCTCCCACTCCCGCTACTCTCTCAAATGCTGCCCACAAGGTTGCAATCTCTGCTTTCCGTCCATACAGTTTTTGGGGAATGTGAAACCGATCGGAAATATCGTGCAGCGCGAGTGGGATGGTGTCGATTTGCCCGGTTGTTTTGAATTGTGCTGCCAAGTTTGCTAAATCTGCTTTGATGCCCCAGGCACTTTGGTAGCGATCTTCGACATTCTTCGCCATCAGTTTCATGACAATGTCTGAAACGGACTTGGGAATGGTTGCATTCAGTTCGTGTGGTGGAACAGGTTGTTTAGCAATATGACAGTGAACTAATTCCAGGATATCGGTTGTTGCAAACGGCAACTGTCCAGTCAGTAATTGGTAGAACGTTATCCCGAGTGAATAGAAATCGGTGCGGTAATCGAGCAACCGATTCATCCGCCCAGTTTGTTCTGGAGACAGGTAAGCAAGCGTGCCCTCTAAAACATGTGGGCTTTTGAATGGGGGATTGGTGCGGTTAAATCGGGTGGCAATCCCAAAGTCAATGATTTTAACAACGCCAGTCTCTAAATTGAGAACGATGTTTCCAGGATTAATATCTTTGTGAATGATATTGGCGGCATGGATTTTGTTCAGAATGTTGGTAAGAGCGATCGCCAGCCGCAGAAATGTGGCTAAGGGCATGGGGCAGAAATCTGGGCGCTGGCGCATCCATCGTTCCAAGGACTCTCCACCAAAGTCTTCTAAGAGAATAAAAAGCGTGCGTTGATAGTCTTGCTGACTATATGCCTCGATCACGCCTTCCAGCTTGAGGGAGCGGGTGATTTCATATTCCTGTCGGTAGCGCGTTAGTTCTTGGGCAGAAGGGTAATCTTGCTTGAGCAGTTTGACCACGATCGCCACCCCATCGTCTCGAATGCCCCGATACACTAAAGAATTAGAGCTTTCGTAAATTTTGCTTTGGATAGCAATCCCTGGTAAAGCAACCATGCAGCTTTTTTAGAGGAGTACGATGGGAGATACCTCAAACTATAGAAGACTCATCACAATTTTTGGCGATCACACCCATCCCAAATACATCCCTTCCATCCAAAAGTCCGCCATAGCCAGTCCAGCCTTCACCCGAACCTCAAGGCATTTGATGGCATAATTTACACCCTCCCCTTGCCACAGATGAGTGATGACTCACACTCGTCAGAAGCAGAAACAACTCAACCCTCCTTTTTACCCCAGGAGCATAGTAGAGTAGGGCGTGAGTTCGGCTACCTTTTGTCATTGCTTTAATCCTTTGCCCTCATACGTCCACTTGAATGGTTTAGCCATTGTGCGATTAAAGTAATCGATAAATTTCAGAATCTGGTTTTTGAGCTGCCCTTTACTCGCAGAGTCTGCTCGTTTGAGCAACTTACGCACCAAAATGCTGAACCACATCTCAATCTGATTAAGCCAAGAACAATGCTTGGGGGTGAAGTGGAACACGATTTTGTGGCTCTGGTCGCGCAAAACTCTGAGCGAGTTTGCATCGATTTGACAATGCCCGATTCCCCTTTGACGCCCAATTCAATCTCAAGTCCTTCTGTTTGGGCGACAAATCGCACTAATGATGCAGATTGGTGAATGTTCAAGCAATCCATCACCAGATGCCATTTAACTGCATTCGGGTCAGTAGCAATCAACTGTTGAATATGGTTAAGGTAATCCGTCTCAGTCCGCCGCTCACCCACCGTTGCTTCCACGACCCGACCTTGGGCGACATCAAAACTGGCAATCAATGTTTGTGTTCCGTGGCGAATATACTCAAATTCTCGTCGTTCTCGTTTTCCAGGTCGCATCGATTGGGTGGCAGCTTTCCGTTCTAAAGCTTGGATTCCAGTCATCTCATCAGCAATTCTCATTTTGAAGCATTTGTACTATAAAAGAGGCCTTGAACGCGATTTCTGCCAAAATTCTTAAACGATAGAATCAGTGTTTCAGCGTGTCAGTTTTTCAAAGTAGGACATCTGTATTGCAAGAAATTTCATAATGAGAATTGCTGTCATCTCATACCAATTTAAATTAGACAGAAGGCAGATAAGCTAGGCTGAGAGGAGTTGTTTCGTCCGCTCTGCTAATGGCTGGTGTCACCTCAATTGACGTGAAGGAAAATGTGGATGACCTCGTAGAACAG
Protein-coding sequences here:
- a CDS encoding transposase: MRIADEMTGIQALERKAATQSMRPGKRERREFEYIRHGTQTLIASFDVAQGRVVEATVGERRTETDYLNHIQQLIATDPNAVKWHLVMDCLNIHQSASLVRFVAQTEGLEIELGVKGESGIVKSMQTRSEFCATRATKSCSTSPPSIVLGLIRLRCGSAFWCVSCSNEQTLRVKGSSKTRF